A genomic stretch from Ovis canadensis isolate MfBH-ARS-UI-01 breed Bighorn chromosome 5, ARS-UI_OviCan_v2, whole genome shotgun sequence includes:
- the LOC138441696 gene encoding olfactory receptor 7A10-like has protein sequence MESGNDTQISEFLLLGFSEKPELQPLIFGLFLFMYLITVFGNLLIFLAVSSDPQLHTPMYFFLSNLSFVDICFTSTTIPKMLWNIQRQSKHISYAGCISQIHFFLLFAGLDNFLLTVMAYDRYLAICHPLHYTVMMNPWHCGLLVLVSWAMSALNSLLQSLMMLRLSFCTGLEIPHFFCELNQVVRCACSDTFLNDIVIYFAAAILGGGAFTGIIYSYSKIISCIRRISSTQGKYKAFSTCASHLSVVALFYCTVLSVYLSPASTHSSQSNITASVMYTVVTPMLNPFIYSLRNKDIKRALRRFIGMASLKMPAYL, from the coding sequence ATGGAATCGGGAAACGATACACAAATTTCagaatttcttcttctgggattttcAGAGAAACCAGAACTGCAGCCCCTCATATTTGGGCTTTTCCTCTTCATGTACTTGATCACTGTGTTTGGAAATCTGCTCATCTTCCTGGCTGTGAGCTCAGACCCCCaactccacacccccatgtacttcttcctctccaacctgtcctttgtagacatctgcttcacctccaccaccatcccgAAGATGCTGTGGAACATCCAGAGGCAGAGCAAACATATAAGTTATGCAGGCTGTATTAGCCAGATACACTTTTTCCTACTCTTCGCAGGGCTGGATAACTTTCTCTTGactgtgatggcctatgaccgctaccTGGCCATATGTCACCCTCTGCACTACACAGTCATGATGAACCCCTGGCACTGTGGACTGCTGGTTCTGGTGTCCTGGGCGATGAGTGCTCTGAATTCCCTGTTACAAAGCTTAATGATGCTGCGGTTGTCCTTCTGCACAGGATTGGAAATCCCTCACTTTTTCTGTGAACTCAATCAGGTTGTCCGATGTGCCTGTTCTGACACCTTTCTTAATGACATAGTAATATATTTTGCAGCTGCAATCCTGGGTGGTGGTGCATTCACTGGAATCATTTATTCGTACTCTAAGATAATCTCCTGCATACGAAGGATTTCATCAACTCAAGGGaaatataaagcattttccaCCTGTGCATCTCACCTCTCGGTTGTTGCCTTATTTTATTGTACAGTCTTGTCTGTGTACCTTAGCCCTGCTTCTACCCACAGCTCACAGTCAAATATAACAGCTTCAGTGATGTATACAGTGGTCAcacccatgctgaaccccttcatctacaGTCTGCggaataaagacataaaaagggCTCTGAGAAGATTCATTGGGATGGCGTCTCTAAAAATGCCAGCTTACCTCTGA